One region of Bacillus zhangzhouensis genomic DNA includes:
- a CDS encoding ketoacyl-ACP synthase III, whose protein sequence is MNAGIIGLGRYIPEKVLTNKDLEKMVETSDEWIRTRTGIEERRIASDDVNTSHMALAAAKKALADADVAAEDIDMILVATVTPDQAFPTVACMIQEQLGAHKACAMDISAACAGFMYGLVTGKQFIESGTYKHVLVVGVEKLSRITDWDDRNTAVLFGDGAGAAVLGEVSEGKGILSFELGADGSGGKHLYLDEKEHTIMNGREVFKFAVRQMGESSVNVIEKAGLSKEDVDFLIPHQANIRIMEAARERLELPVEKMSKTVHKYGNTSAASIPISLCEEIEAGKIHDGDVIVMVGFGGGLTWGAIAMRWGR, encoded by the coding sequence ATGAATGCTGGAATTATTGGCCTTGGCCGCTATATACCTGAAAAAGTATTAACAAATAAAGATTTAGAAAAAATGGTTGAAACTTCTGACGAGTGGATTCGTACTAGAACAGGAATAGAAGAAAGAAGAATTGCATCTGATGATGTCAATACATCTCATATGGCGCTTGCTGCTGCAAAAAAAGCATTAGCTGACGCAGATGTGGCTGCAGAAGATATCGATATGATTCTTGTGGCGACAGTGACGCCAGATCAAGCATTTCCGACAGTCGCTTGTATGATTCAAGAGCAGCTCGGTGCACATAAAGCATGTGCAATGGATATTAGCGCTGCGTGTGCTGGCTTTATGTATGGGCTTGTGACTGGAAAACAATTTATCGAATCAGGAACTTACAAACACGTGCTTGTCGTCGGTGTTGAAAAACTTTCTCGCATTACCGATTGGGATGACCGCAATACAGCTGTTTTGTTTGGAGATGGCGCTGGAGCTGCTGTGCTGGGAGAAGTCAGTGAAGGCAAAGGGATTCTATCATTTGAACTCGGAGCCGATGGAAGCGGCGGGAAGCACTTGTACTTAGATGAAAAAGAGCATACAATCATGAATGGACGAGAAGTATTTAAATTTGCTGTTAGACAAATGGGCGAGTCAAGTGTAAACGTCATTGAAAAAGCTGGACTATCAAAAGAAGACGTTGACTTCTTGATCCCGCATCAAGCAAATATTCGCATTATGGAAGCAGCACGCGAACGCTTAGAGCTGCCAGTTGAAAAAATGTCGAAGACTGTCCATAAATATGGAAACACATCAGCAGCATCCATTCCAATTTCACTATGTGAAGAAATCGAAGCCGGAAAAATTCATGACGGCGATGTGATTGTAATGGTTGGTTTTGGTGGCGGATTAACTTGGGGCGCAATCGCTATGCGATGGGGCCGATAA
- the fabF gene encoding beta-ketoacyl-ACP synthase II, with the protein MDKKRVVVTGLGALTPLGNDVESTWKNAVAGVSGVGPITRVDSSEYTAKVAAELKDFNIEDYMEKKEARKMARFTQYAVVAAQKALEDSRLEITDEIAPRVGVWVGSGIGGLETFEEQFEVYLNKGARRVSPFFVPMMIPDMATGQISIALGAKGVNSCTVTACATGTNSIGDAFKVIQRGDADAMITGGTEAPLTKMSFAGFCANKALSTNPDPKTASRPFDKNRDGFVMGEGAGVIVLEELEHALKRGATIYAEIVGYGSTGDAYHITAPAPNGEGGVRAMKEAIRDAGLSVEDIDYINAHGTSTPYNDKFETMAIKEVFGEHANQLAISSTKSMTGHLLGAAGGVEAIFSVLAIKDSVIPPTINLETPDEECDLDYVANEARSKEVQVALSNSLGFGGHNATIIFKKYEA; encoded by the coding sequence ATGGATAAAAAACGAGTAGTTGTCACAGGATTAGGTGCTTTGACACCTCTTGGCAACGATGTAGAGTCAACATGGAAAAACGCAGTAGCAGGTGTATCAGGGGTTGGACCAATTACACGTGTTGATTCAAGTGAATATACCGCAAAAGTAGCTGCAGAACTAAAAGATTTTAACATTGAAGATTACATGGAGAAAAAAGAAGCGCGAAAAATGGCACGCTTCACTCAATATGCAGTCGTTGCAGCTCAAAAGGCGCTGGAAGATTCACGTCTTGAAATTACAGATGAAATCGCACCGCGTGTTGGTGTATGGGTTGGGTCTGGTATTGGCGGACTTGAAACATTTGAAGAGCAGTTCGAAGTGTATTTAAATAAAGGGGCAAGACGCGTCAGTCCATTCTTCGTCCCAATGATGATTCCAGATATGGCGACAGGCCAAATTTCTATTGCACTTGGCGCAAAAGGAGTTAACTCTTGTACAGTGACAGCATGTGCAACAGGGACAAACTCAATTGGTGATGCATTTAAAGTTATTCAGCGTGGAGATGCAGATGCGATGATCACAGGCGGAACAGAAGCACCGTTAACAAAAATGTCGTTTGCAGGGTTCTGTGCAAACAAAGCCCTTTCGACAAATCCGGATCCAAAGACAGCAAGCCGTCCATTCGACAAAAACCGTGACGGATTTGTCATGGGTGAGGGTGCAGGGGTGATTGTTCTTGAAGAACTTGAGCATGCGTTAAAACGTGGTGCGACCATTTATGCAGAAATCGTTGGGTATGGTTCAACTGGAGATGCCTACCATATTACAGCACCAGCTCCAAATGGAGAAGGCGGCGTCCGTGCAATGAAAGAAGCAATCCGAGATGCAGGTTTGTCTGTGGAAGACATAGATTATATCAATGCCCACGGTACAAGCACACCTTACAATGATAAATTTGAAACAATGGCGATTAAAGAAGTGTTCGGAGAGCATGCGAACCAGTTGGCAATCAGTTCGACAAAATCAATGACAGGTCACTTACTTGGCGCAGCAGGCGGAGTAGAAGCCATTTTCTCTGTTCTTGCGATTAAAGACAGTGTCATTCCTCCCACCATTAATCTTGAAACACCGGATGAAGAATGTGATCTTGATTATGTAGCAAATGAAGCACGTTCAAAAGAAGTACAAGTTGCTTTAAGTAACTCACTTGGTTTTGGCGGGCATAATGCGACAATTATTTTCAAAAAATACGAAGCGTAA
- a CDS encoding DUF2268 domain-containing protein, whose amino-acid sequence MGLINTQYLIHQSSSFQELAARFVPYFKGAEEKEWSSILAHLQHHGMVRSWSSCKNMIDKLKEKGYFKLVMKEYQTLQKQWKGPDIPVFILPVNESSREIREQFYYQSGMAFDDKVFLFLSPNTPKERIGTLLTHEYHHVCRLHFLSKEEKDFTFLDTIMMEGLAEYAVYHRYGESYTAKWTTFYNEAQLQRMYKKWVSSHLDQKVQDDERLIQNLLYGKGNYPKMLGYATGFYIVKKYFNEHRISEESMIAEPAETFLKVIDSQSE is encoded by the coding sequence ATGGGTCTGATCAATACACAATATCTCATTCATCAATCATCATCATTTCAGGAACTTGCGGCGCGCTTTGTTCCTTATTTTAAAGGGGCAGAGGAAAAAGAATGGTCGTCTATCCTCGCTCACCTGCAGCATCACGGGATGGTTCGGTCTTGGAGCTCGTGCAAAAACATGATCGACAAGCTCAAGGAAAAAGGGTACTTCAAGCTTGTCATGAAAGAATATCAAACGCTTCAAAAGCAGTGGAAAGGCCCTGACATTCCTGTGTTTATTTTACCTGTCAATGAGAGCAGCAGAGAAATCAGAGAGCAATTTTATTATCAATCGGGCATGGCATTCGATGACAAGGTCTTTCTTTTTTTGTCTCCAAATACCCCGAAGGAGCGAATCGGTACATTGCTGACTCATGAATATCACCATGTATGCAGGCTGCATTTTCTCTCAAAAGAAGAAAAAGACTTTACATTCCTCGATACAATCATGATGGAGGGGCTGGCTGAATATGCTGTGTATCATAGATATGGAGAAAGCTATACAGCTAAATGGACCACTTTCTATAACGAAGCTCAGCTTCAGCGCATGTATAAGAAATGGGTATCCAGTCATCTTGATCAAAAAGTCCAGGACGACGAAAGACTGATACAGAATCTTCTTTATGGAAAAGGGAACTACCCTAAAATGCTTGGTTACGCCACTGGGTTTTATATCGTGAAAAAGTATTTCAATGAACACCGAATCAGCGAGGAGTCTATGATTGCAGAGCCTGCAGAAACCTTTTTAAAAGTGATAGATTCACAAAGTGAATAA
- a CDS encoding ABC transporter ATP-binding protein, whose amino-acid sequence MSTLLEVQNLKTYFFRKKEPIPAVDGVDFSINRGETVALVGESGSGKSITSLSIMGLIHGTGGKIMDGSIKLDGKDLVTYSEKALCSIRGNDVSMIFQEPMTSLNPVLTIGEQITEILIYHKKLSKKEALKKAVHLLKLVGFSRPEQIIKDYPHRLSGGMRQRVMIAIALSCDPKLLIADEPTTALDVTIQAQVLTLMKDLCSTFGTSILLITHDLGVVSEVADRVIVMYCGQVVENGTVEELFEQPLHPYTEGLLESIPVIDGDIQSLTAIKGNVPAPDQLPAGCRFAPRCPKVKKRCLGELPKLRTFEDGRSVRCFLYEEADQT is encoded by the coding sequence ATGAGCACACTGCTTGAAGTGCAAAACTTAAAAACATATTTTTTTCGAAAAAAGGAACCGATACCTGCTGTTGATGGCGTTGATTTCAGCATCAACAGAGGAGAAACTGTTGCATTAGTTGGTGAGTCTGGGTCTGGCAAAAGCATTACGTCCTTATCCATTATGGGTCTGATTCATGGAACTGGTGGGAAAATTATGGACGGTTCTATCAAGCTTGATGGAAAGGACCTTGTGACATATAGTGAAAAGGCATTATGCAGCATCCGCGGTAATGATGTATCTATGATTTTTCAGGAACCCATGACCTCACTTAATCCCGTCTTAACCATCGGAGAACAAATAACAGAAATCCTCATCTATCACAAAAAACTTTCAAAAAAAGAAGCTCTCAAAAAAGCAGTTCATCTGCTGAAGCTTGTTGGTTTTTCCCGCCCAGAGCAAATCATCAAAGATTATCCGCACCGTTTATCAGGCGGCATGCGGCAAAGAGTGATGATTGCCATTGCGCTAAGCTGCGATCCTAAGCTTCTCATTGCAGATGAACCGACAACTGCCCTGGATGTGACCATTCAAGCACAGGTACTCACATTAATGAAAGATTTATGCTCTACCTTTGGTACATCTATTCTTCTTATCACACATGATTTAGGTGTCGTGTCTGAAGTAGCAGATCGAGTGATTGTTATGTACTGCGGACAGGTTGTTGAAAATGGGACCGTCGAAGAGTTGTTTGAACAGCCCCTGCATCCTTACACAGAAGGGCTGCTTGAATCGATTCCTGTCATTGATGGAGATATACAGTCATTAACAGCGATCAAAGGGAATGTTCCTGCGCCAGATCAGCTTCCAGCCGGCTGCCGCTTTGCTCCTAGATGTCCGAAAGTGAAGAAACGCTGCCTAGGAGAACTGCCTAAGCTGAGAACATTTGAAGATGGCAGGAGCGTCAGATGTTTCTTATATGAGGAGGCAGACCAAACATGA
- a CDS encoding dipeptide ABC transporter ATP-binding protein: MTLAQNQSQITDFTEKEPIFELKQIRKHFPIKAGVFQKKVGAVKAVDGIDLKLYKGETLGIVGESGCGKSTLGRTMIRLYEPTDGQIFFKGQDITRVSESKLRQSTRKNIQMVFQDPFASLNPRKTLRSIIKEPYKTHHLYSLKERNEKVEQLLSKVGLHPSFANRYPHEFSGGQRQRIGIARALAMNPDMIIADEPVSALDVSIQAQVINLMKELQEEFNLTYLFISHDLSVIRHISDRVGVMYLGKMMELADKHSLYDEPLHPYTQALLSSVPVTRKKGQAKRERIMLQGDLPSPANPPKGCVFHTRCPYAKGICKEKVPAFQELKTNHFVACHLYNA, translated from the coding sequence ATGACCCTTGCTCAAAATCAGTCACAAATAACAGATTTTACAGAGAAAGAACCGATCTTTGAGCTGAAACAGATTCGAAAACATTTTCCGATTAAAGCGGGCGTCTTTCAGAAGAAAGTCGGTGCAGTGAAAGCTGTTGATGGCATAGACTTGAAGCTGTATAAAGGTGAAACGTTAGGCATTGTCGGGGAATCAGGATGCGGTAAATCCACATTAGGCCGGACAATGATCCGCCTATATGAACCAACTGACGGTCAAATCTTTTTTAAAGGGCAAGACATCACGCGCGTATCAGAATCAAAGCTAAGACAATCTACACGAAAAAACATCCAAATGGTTTTTCAAGATCCCTTTGCATCACTCAACCCTAGAAAAACACTTCGAAGCATCATCAAAGAACCCTACAAAACACATCACTTATATTCCTTAAAAGAAAGAAATGAAAAAGTAGAACAGCTTTTATCAAAGGTAGGTCTTCATCCAAGCTTTGCGAACCGCTATCCCCATGAATTTTCAGGCGGACAGAGACAGCGAATCGGCATCGCTCGTGCGCTTGCCATGAATCCCGACATGATCATCGCAGATGAGCCTGTATCAGCACTTGATGTATCCATTCAGGCGCAGGTCATTAATCTGATGAAGGAGCTTCAGGAGGAATTTAATCTTACCTATCTATTTATCTCTCACGATTTAAGTGTGATCAGGCATATTAGCGATAGAGTCGGCGTCATGTATCTTGGCAAAATGATGGAGCTTGCCGATAAGCATAGTCTGTACGATGAACCGCTCCATCCGTATACACAGGCTCTGCTTTCTTCCGTTCCTGTCACCCGTAAAAAAGGGCAGGCGAAAAGAGAACGTATTATGCTACAAGGCGATCTGCCGAGTCCTGCAAATCCGCCAAAAGGCTGCGTATTTCACACAAGATGCCCATATGCGAAAGGAATCTGTAAAGAAAAAGTACCAGCATTTCAAGAATTAAAAACAAACCACTTTGTTGCCTGTCACCTCTACAACGCTTGA
- a CDS encoding peptide-binding protein translates to MKVRNRKSILISLLLIFTLILAACSGTNKTSGDSEKNSTGKPVQGGDLVIGSIAEPTLFNSLYSTDVASSDIEERIYSFLLQTDGKLNPQLSLAEDIKESDDGKQFDVTIKKGVKFHDGEELTADDVVFTYSIPINKDYNGERGSGFEVLESVKKTGDYSIEFKLNKKDPYFYNVTLGSYGILPKHILGDVPIKDLGENEFNRKKPIGSGPFKFAEWKEGDYVKLEAFDDYWDGRPNLDTVTIKTIPDVNAAIAQLSAGDIDFFAVPGTELQTAEKISNIKIESDLGLNYSYIGWNQKNDLFKSKKVRQALTHAIDRQTIVDQVLVGDGKVANIPESPLSWNYPKNEKFPVFEFDQEKAKKMLKEEGWKDTDGDGYLDKDGKKFSFVLKTNQGNKVREDIAVVVQQQLKEIGVEAKPQIVEFSALIEQTTAPKWDYDALLLGWSLATFPDQYSIFHSSQSEKGLNNIWYKNKEVDKLLVDAKKLSDRKEYSKAYEKIYKLIAEDQPYTFLYYANSHRAMPSNLQGYSYHPKDEYYKIEKWWLEQ, encoded by the coding sequence ATGAAAGTTAGAAATAGAAAGTCCATTTTGATCAGTCTATTACTAATTTTTACATTAATCCTTGCTGCTTGTTCTGGTACAAATAAAACGTCAGGAGACAGTGAAAAGAATTCCACAGGTAAACCTGTACAAGGGGGCGATCTTGTCATCGGTTCAATTGCAGAGCCAACATTATTTAACTCGCTGTATTCTACAGATGTGGCAAGCTCTGATATTGAGGAAAGAATCTACAGCTTCTTACTTCAAACAGACGGAAAGCTCAACCCTCAGCTATCGCTGGCAGAGGATATTAAAGAATCTGATGACGGCAAGCAGTTTGATGTCACCATTAAAAAAGGTGTGAAGTTTCATGATGGTGAAGAACTGACGGCTGATGATGTTGTGTTTACATACAGCATTCCAATCAATAAGGACTACAATGGGGAGCGCGGATCAGGCTTTGAAGTATTAGAGTCTGTTAAAAAGACAGGGGACTACTCGATCGAATTCAAGCTCAATAAAAAAGATCCCTATTTTTATAATGTCACACTAGGAAGCTACGGTATTTTACCTAAGCATATTTTAGGTGATGTGCCTATAAAAGATCTCGGTGAAAATGAATTTAACCGAAAAAAACCAATCGGTTCAGGTCCATTTAAATTTGCAGAATGGAAAGAAGGAGACTACGTCAAACTAGAAGCCTTTGACGATTATTGGGATGGACGTCCAAACCTTGATACCGTCACGATTAAAACGATCCCTGATGTAAATGCAGCTATTGCTCAGTTATCAGCAGGGGATATTGATTTCTTTGCTGTACCGGGAACGGAGCTGCAAACTGCTGAAAAAATCAGCAACATTAAAATTGAATCTGACCTAGGTTTGAATTATTCATACATTGGCTGGAATCAGAAAAATGATCTTTTTAAAAGCAAAAAGGTCCGCCAAGCGCTTACACATGCCATTGACCGTCAAACAATTGTTGATCAAGTGTTAGTTGGAGACGGCAAAGTAGCCAACATCCCAGAAAGCCCGCTGTCTTGGAATTACCCGAAGAATGAAAAATTCCCAGTGTTTGAATTTGATCAAGAAAAAGCGAAAAAGATGCTGAAAGAAGAGGGATGGAAGGATACAGATGGAGATGGCTATCTTGATAAGGATGGTAAGAAATTCTCCTTTGTATTAAAGACCAACCAAGGAAATAAAGTTCGTGAAGATATCGCTGTCGTTGTCCAGCAGCAGCTTAAGGAAATTGGTGTAGAAGCGAAGCCGCAAATTGTGGAATTCAGTGCACTCATTGAGCAGACGACAGCACCTAAATGGGATTATGATGCACTGCTGCTCGGCTGGAGCCTCGCTACATTCCCAGATCAATACAGCATCTTCCATTCAAGCCAGTCAGAAAAAGGCTTAAATAACATCTGGTATAAAAATAAAGAGGTCGATAAGCTGTTAGTTGATGCAAAAAAATTAAGTGATCGAAAAGAATATTCAAAGGCGTACGAAAAAATTTATAAACTGATCGCAGAAGATCAGCCGTATACGTTCCTTTACTATGCCAACTCACATCGCGCTATGCCATCTAATTTACAAGGCTACTCTTACCACCCGAAAGATGAGTATTACAAAATTGAAAAATGGTGGCTTGAACAGTAG
- a CDS encoding ABC transporter permease yields the protein MVTYIIRRTLLSIPILLGITILSFAIMKAAPGDPMSLMMDPTISAADREAFIDKYGLNDPEYVQYMKWLGNMLQGDFGTSIVKKGTPVADLIFARLPNTLILMIFSTLVALLIAIPFGVLSAKRPYTKLDYGITVTSFIGLAIPNFWFGLILIMVLSVNLGWFPTGGVSTLNADFNVFDRLHHIILPAFVLATADMAGLTRYTRSSMLDVMRQDYIRTARAKGFRENKVIFKHGLRNGLMPVITIFGLMIPSFIGGAVVVEQIFTWPGLGKLFIDSAFSRDYPVIMAMTVISAVLVVVGNLIADILYAIVDPRIEY from the coding sequence ATGGTTACATATATCATTAGAAGGACATTACTCTCCATTCCCATTTTATTAGGGATTACCATTTTGTCCTTTGCCATTATGAAAGCAGCACCAGGCGATCCGATGTCACTCATGATGGACCCTACCATTAGTGCGGCAGACCGGGAAGCCTTTATTGATAAGTACGGCTTGAATGATCCTGAATATGTGCAATATATGAAATGGCTTGGCAATATGCTTCAAGGTGACTTTGGCACATCCATTGTCAAAAAAGGAACGCCCGTGGCTGATTTGATTTTTGCCCGGCTGCCAAATACCCTCATCCTCATGATTTTTTCTACATTAGTTGCCCTGCTGATCGCCATTCCATTTGGTGTTCTTTCAGCAAAACGTCCGTACACAAAGCTTGACTATGGCATTACGGTTACATCTTTTATTGGACTGGCTATTCCAAACTTTTGGTTTGGTCTCATCCTCATTATGGTTTTATCTGTGAACCTAGGGTGGTTTCCGACTGGCGGAGTTTCTACCTTGAATGCCGATTTTAATGTGTTTGACCGGCTTCATCATATCATTTTACCTGCCTTTGTTTTAGCAACTGCTGATATGGCAGGGCTGACGCGGTACACAAGGTCCAGTATGCTTGATGTCATGAGGCAGGATTACATTCGCACCGCAAGAGCGAAAGGCTTTAGAGAAAACAAAGTCATTTTTAAGCATGGTTTAAGAAACGGTCTTATGCCTGTCATTACAATTTTCGGATTAATGATTCCATCCTTTATTGGCGGCGCAGTCGTGGTGGAACAAATCTTTACATGGCCTGGACTTGGAAAACTGTTCATTGATTCTGCCTTTTCGAGAGATTATCCGGTCATTATGGCGATGACCGTTATTTCCGCAGTGCTTGTGGTGGTTGGAAATTTAATAGCGGATATTTTATATGCGATCGTTGATCCGCGTATTGAATATTAG
- a CDS encoding ABC transporter permease, whose protein sequence is MGTPPVDIKLKEGLPPKPETMLRLFFEKFFKNKLAVAGSVILLVIIFSAIFAPVIAPYAPEQQDLLKRLQPPSAEHFMGTDKFGRDIFSRVLYGARVSLMVGFVSVVGAITIGTVIGAVAGYFKGFVDSLLMRFVDVVLSIPDIFLLITLVTIFKPGVDKLILIFALTGWTTTARLIRSEFLSLRTREFVLAARTIGTKHHVIIFSHILPNCIGPIIVSATLKVGSVILAESTLSYLGFGIQPPTASWGNMLQDAQNFSIMVQAWWYPLFPGLFILITVLCFNFLGDGLRDSFDPKRI, encoded by the coding sequence ATGGGAACACCTCCTGTTGATATCAAATTAAAGGAGGGCCTTCCGCCAAAGCCAGAAACGATGCTGCGTTTATTTTTCGAGAAATTTTTCAAAAATAAATTGGCGGTTGCCGGCTCTGTGATCTTATTGGTCATTATCTTTTCAGCCATTTTCGCTCCAGTGATCGCTCCATATGCACCAGAGCAGCAAGATTTATTGAAGCGGCTTCAGCCGCCAAGTGCTGAGCATTTTATGGGCACTGACAAGTTTGGCCGTGATATTTTCTCAAGGGTGCTATATGGCGCGCGGGTCTCCTTAATGGTCGGTTTCGTCTCAGTGGTCGGTGCAATCACCATTGGCACTGTCATTGGAGCGGTTGCGGGGTATTTTAAAGGATTTGTTGATTCCTTGTTAATGAGATTTGTGGATGTCGTGTTGTCGATTCCAGACATTTTTCTATTGATCACGCTCGTCACTATTTTCAAACCGGGCGTTGATAAATTGATTCTAATCTTTGCTTTGACAGGCTGGACAACAACCGCAAGGCTCATCCGCAGTGAATTCTTATCGCTTCGAACAAGAGAATTCGTCCTCGCGGCGAGAACCATTGGAACGAAACATCATGTCATCATCTTTTCACATATTTTACCGAACTGTATCGGTCCTATAATTGTGTCAGCGACATTAAAAGTAGGCTCTGTCATTTTAGCTGAGTCAACGCTCAGCTATCTTGGATTTGGTATTCAGCCGCCAACGGCAAGCTGGGGCAACATGCTGCAAGATGCACAAAATTTCTCGATTATGGTGCAAGCTTGGTGGTACCCGCTTTTCCCAGGTCTCTTTATTTTAATAACGGTTCTTTGCTTTAACTTTTTAGGAGATGGCTTAAGGGATTCATTTGATCCTAAGAGGATATGA
- a CDS encoding formylglycine-generating enzyme family protein has product MKEFYQNNPHVQIPLVIKKHINNNDLCFPAYHINFEDALMFCYWASEIMGECIELPTEPEWEKAARGSWNDREFPWGDGIIENVNIKGQYNSLPIPVKNIMENRSPYGVYDLSGNIEEWTRSYNRPYLGSPLKYSKL; this is encoded by the coding sequence ATGAAAGAATTTTATCAAAATAATCCACATGTGCAAATACCCTTAGTCATAAAAAAACATATAAATAATAATGATTTATGTTTCCCAGCATATCACATTAATTTTGAAGATGCGTTGATGTTTTGTTACTGGGCTTCAGAAATCATGGGAGAGTGTATAGAACTTCCAACTGAACCAGAGTGGGAAAAAGCCGCTAGAGGAAGTTGGAATGATAGAGAATTTCCATGGGGCGATGGGATAATTGAGAATGTAAATATAAAAGGTCAATACAATTCTTTGCCTATCCCGGTAAAGAACATAATGGAAAATAGATCTCCCTATGGGGTTTATGATCTCTCTGGAAATATTGAAGAGTGGACTAGAAGTTACAATCGACCTTATTTAGGTTCGCCCTTAAAATATTCTAAATTATAA
- a CDS encoding MFS transporter, whose protein sequence is MRKLRLLLAANLISTVGTGVTSYLIIWLLIDQLNQSVLYGILTIVTMIFVFFASPFLGSLVDRHSRKAIFLQLELIGAFMLIVFLILFDISNFLNIFLVVLLTLYNTIYDSIKYPTVSALTQEMFKEDEYSKVNSSLEVQGQAALMISSSLAAFMIGQISITLILVMNIITFFAASIIIYKLPYQRSRVVEEESNATKSVSYWVNFRSSLQYLSQRKVLFVILLTTFVPSIVIIVANYLDPIFIYQFLNEGPSVIGIANIFYAVGAIGAGFVAYQMSKRLPHIHGVIMFMIVFAISTVVIFLFPHSVTFIVASFFWGHSNAAIRVFRKSYMFQHVDNAYMGRVNSLINACKLLGQIALIGTLTITVVPAGKSQYGYLILFIIVFAALFITSYLCMKKFNYKNEKKYTSV, encoded by the coding sequence ATGCGAAAGTTAAGGTTACTATTAGCGGCTAACCTGATTTCAACTGTGGGAACCGGAGTAACTTCTTATTTAATCATTTGGTTGCTGATAGACCAATTGAATCAATCAGTATTGTATGGAATATTAACCATTGTCACGATGATTTTTGTGTTCTTTGCTTCGCCCTTTTTAGGAAGCTTGGTTGATAGACACTCTCGGAAAGCTATCTTCTTGCAATTAGAATTAATAGGTGCATTCATGCTGATTGTTTTTCTCATCCTCTTTGATATTTCAAATTTCCTTAATATTTTTCTCGTCGTTTTATTGACTCTATATAATACAATTTATGATTCAATAAAATACCCAACTGTATCAGCTTTAACTCAAGAAATGTTTAAAGAGGATGAGTATAGTAAAGTCAATAGTAGTTTAGAAGTTCAGGGGCAAGCAGCTTTGATGATTAGCTCTAGTTTAGCCGCTTTTATGATCGGTCAAATATCCATTACCCTTATATTGGTTATGAATATTATAACATTTTTTGCCGCTTCAATTATCATATACAAACTGCCTTACCAACGAAGTCGTGTGGTAGAAGAGGAGTCCAATGCCACAAAGAGTGTATCATACTGGGTTAACTTTAGGTCTTCACTTCAATATCTATCTCAACGGAAAGTTTTGTTCGTAATTTTATTAACGACTTTTGTGCCTAGTATTGTTATTATTGTGGCAAATTATTTGGATCCAATTTTTATTTATCAATTTTTGAATGAAGGTCCCTCAGTAATTGGTATTGCAAATATCTTTTACGCAGTCGGAGCAATTGGAGCTGGTTTCGTAGCCTATCAAATGTCAAAGAGACTTCCACATATTCATGGTGTCATTATGTTTATGATTGTATTTGCAATTTCAACAGTCGTTATCTTTCTTTTCCCTCACTCTGTGACATTTATTGTAGCAAGTTTTTTTTGGGGTCATTCAAATGCTGCCATTAGAGTATTTAGAAAAAGTTATATGTTCCAACATGTTGATAATGCATATATGGGACGTGTCAACTCATTAATTAATGCATGTAAGTTATTAGGTCAGATTGCTTTAATTGGGACTTTAACTATAACTGTTGTGCCAGCTGGAAAATCTCAATATGGATATCTTATTTTATTCATCATCGTATTTGCTGCTCTATTCATCACATCATATTTATGTATGAAAAAATTTAATTACAAGAATGAAAAAAAGTATACTTCTGTCTGA